One window of Diabrotica undecimpunctata isolate CICGRU chromosome 8, icDiaUnde3, whole genome shotgun sequence genomic DNA carries:
- the y gene encoding protein yellow isoform X2: protein MFGNICLILLIFVEVAVCVQKLQEHFQWNILDYEFPTEAIRRNALLTGRFKPENNLPVGIEIWQDKLFVSVPRWKEGIPATLNYVPLNSPVKNPRLIPYPDFPSNELGNCEKGLSTVYRIKADECDRLWVLDTGTFGIGNTTQNPCPYAINIFDLKTNRRIRRYEFRPEDINSNTFIANIAVELGATCDDAHAYFSDELGYGLIVYSLKENKSWRFSHSYFLPDPLRGDFTINNLNFQWGEEGVFGLSLTPVQPDGYRLLYFSPLASHREFVVSTKTLQNSSKVEDSWKEFYPLNERGPDSHTTSRVMDEDGIQFFNLIDQNAVGCWNSETPYISRNHGVVDKDDKGLIFPADVKVDRNRNLWVISDRMSDFLLASLDFNDINFRVFFAPIDVLVKNTVCESKKYDAIFGYDNQHFSKFPSHKYYNIYGGNLLL, encoded by the exons ATGTTTGGGAATATTTGCCTTATTCTCCTGATCTTTGTTGAAGTGGCGGTATGTGTTCAAAAGCTCCAAGAACATTTTCAATGGAACATTTTAGATTACGAGTTTCCCACAGAAGCTATTCGAAGGAATGCTTTACTGACAGGAAGATTTAAGCCTGAAAATAATTTGCCAGTTGGTATAGAAATATGGCAAGATAAATTATTTGTTTCTGTGCCAAGATGGAAAGAAG gcaTTCCGGCAACTCTGAACTACGTTCCGTTGAATAGTCCAGTCAAAAACCCCCGATTAATTCCGTATCCAGATTTTCCCTCCAATGAACTTGGTAACTGCGAAAAAGGTTTAAGTACCGTATACAGGATTAAAGCAGATGAATGTGACCGCCTGTGGGTTCTTGACACTGGCACCTTTGGCATAGGAAACACCACTCAAAACCCATGTCCGTatgcaataaatatttttgatttaaagACGAATAGAAGAATAAGAAGATACGAGTTCCGTCCGGAAGATATTAACAGTAATACTTTCATTGCTAATATTGCGGTGGAATTGGGTGCCACATGTGATGATGCACATGCCTATTTTAGTGATGAACTCGGTTATGGCCTAATTGTTTATTCTTTAAAAGAAAACAAGTCTTGGAGATTTAGCCACAGTTATTTCTTACCTGATCCCTTAAGAGGTGACTTCACTATTAACAACCTAAACTTCCAGTGGGGCGAAGAAGGAGTTTTTGGTTTAAGTTTAACGCCAGTGCAACCTGATGGTTACAGACTTTTGTACTTTAGTCCTCTCGCATCTCACAGAGAGTTTGTTGTTTCCACCAAAACTTTACAAAACAGTTCCAAGGTTGAAGATAGTTGGAAAGAATTTTATCCTTTAAATGAAAGAGGTCCTGATTCTCATACAACATCTAGAGTTATGGATGAAGATGGTATTCAGTTTTTCAATTTAATTGATCAAAATGCAGTTGGTTGTTGGAACTCTGAGACTCCTTATATATCAAGAAACCATGGTGTCGTCGACAAAGATGATAAAGGTTTAATTTTTCCGGCTGATGTTAAGGTTGACAGAAACAGAAATTTGTGGGTAATATCTGACAGAATGTCTGATTTTCTGTTAGCTTCTTTAGACTTCAACGACATAAACTTTAGAGTATTTTTTGCACCTATTGACGTATTAGTTAAAAACACTGTGTGTGAAAGTAAAAAATATGATGCAATTTTTGGATATGACAATCAACATTTTTCAAAATTCCCATCCCACaagtattataatatatatgGAGGCAACCTGTTGTtataa
- the y gene encoding protein yellow isoform X1 has translation MPTMFGNICLILLIFVEVAVCVQKLQEHFQWNILDYEFPTEAIRRNALLTGRFKPENNLPVGIEIWQDKLFVSVPRWKEGIPATLNYVPLNSPVKNPRLIPYPDFPSNELGNCEKGLSTVYRIKADECDRLWVLDTGTFGIGNTTQNPCPYAINIFDLKTNRRIRRYEFRPEDINSNTFIANIAVELGATCDDAHAYFSDELGYGLIVYSLKENKSWRFSHSYFLPDPLRGDFTINNLNFQWGEEGVFGLSLTPVQPDGYRLLYFSPLASHREFVVSTKTLQNSSKVEDSWKEFYPLNERGPDSHTTSRVMDEDGIQFFNLIDQNAVGCWNSETPYISRNHGVVDKDDKGLIFPADVKVDRNRNLWVISDRMSDFLLASLDFNDINFRVFFAPIDVLVKNTVCESKKYDAIFGYDNQHFSKFPSHKYYNIYGGNLLL, from the exons CCAACCATGTTTGGGAATATTTGCCTTATTCTCCTGATCTTTGTTGAAGTGGCGGTATGTGTTCAAAAGCTCCAAGAACATTTTCAATGGAACATTTTAGATTACGAGTTTCCCACAGAAGCTATTCGAAGGAATGCTTTACTGACAGGAAGATTTAAGCCTGAAAATAATTTGCCAGTTGGTATAGAAATATGGCAAGATAAATTATTTGTTTCTGTGCCAAGATGGAAAGAAG gcaTTCCGGCAACTCTGAACTACGTTCCGTTGAATAGTCCAGTCAAAAACCCCCGATTAATTCCGTATCCAGATTTTCCCTCCAATGAACTTGGTAACTGCGAAAAAGGTTTAAGTACCGTATACAGGATTAAAGCAGATGAATGTGACCGCCTGTGGGTTCTTGACACTGGCACCTTTGGCATAGGAAACACCACTCAAAACCCATGTCCGTatgcaataaatatttttgatttaaagACGAATAGAAGAATAAGAAGATACGAGTTCCGTCCGGAAGATATTAACAGTAATACTTTCATTGCTAATATTGCGGTGGAATTGGGTGCCACATGTGATGATGCACATGCCTATTTTAGTGATGAACTCGGTTATGGCCTAATTGTTTATTCTTTAAAAGAAAACAAGTCTTGGAGATTTAGCCACAGTTATTTCTTACCTGATCCCTTAAGAGGTGACTTCACTATTAACAACCTAAACTTCCAGTGGGGCGAAGAAGGAGTTTTTGGTTTAAGTTTAACGCCAGTGCAACCTGATGGTTACAGACTTTTGTACTTTAGTCCTCTCGCATCTCACAGAGAGTTTGTTGTTTCCACCAAAACTTTACAAAACAGTTCCAAGGTTGAAGATAGTTGGAAAGAATTTTATCCTTTAAATGAAAGAGGTCCTGATTCTCATACAACATCTAGAGTTATGGATGAAGATGGTATTCAGTTTTTCAATTTAATTGATCAAAATGCAGTTGGTTGTTGGAACTCTGAGACTCCTTATATATCAAGAAACCATGGTGTCGTCGACAAAGATGATAAAGGTTTAATTTTTCCGGCTGATGTTAAGGTTGACAGAAACAGAAATTTGTGGGTAATATCTGACAGAATGTCTGATTTTCTGTTAGCTTCTTTAGACTTCAACGACATAAACTTTAGAGTATTTTTTGCACCTATTGACGTATTAGTTAAAAACACTGTGTGTGAAAGTAAAAAATATGATGCAATTTTTGGATATGACAATCAACATTTTTCAAAATTCCCATCCCACaagtattataatatatatgGAGGCAACCTGTTGTtataa